A region of Enoplosus armatus isolate fEnoArm2 chromosome 14, fEnoArm2.hap1, whole genome shotgun sequence DNA encodes the following proteins:
- the sft2d3 gene encoding vesicle transport protein SFT2C, producing the protein MAELNRQLQEYLAQSKGGGAKTISLSSSSTTVDLDEPEPVPGSWFGRWSRPWSGSRGGSPSGQSSSGNSGFSWPWTAEPDPCLPGMSRRQRLVAFGVCVSFSAMCFGLSALYAPLLLLYARKFALLWSLGSLFAIAAAAVLRGPSRLAAGLPTSPGAAVYLCALGGTLYAALSLHSTVLTALGAALQVTVIVGYVVSLLPGGSAGIRFMGGMAASAIKRTVTGKTMPI; encoded by the coding sequence ATGGCGGAATTGAACCGACAGCTTCAGGAGTATTTGGCTCAGTCCAAAGGTGGCGGCGCTAAGACCATCTCCCTGTCCAGCTCCAGCACCACTGTGGACCTGGACGAGCCGGAGCCAGTACCCGGGAGCTGGTTCGGGCGGTGGTCGCGCCCGTGGTCCGGGAGCCGCGGTGGCAGTCCGTCCGGCCAGAGCTCCAGCGGAAACAGCGGCTTTTCTTGGCCGTGGACGGCCGAGCCGGACCCCTGCCTGCCGGGCATGAGCCGCCGGCAGCGGCTGGTGGCCTTCGGGGTGTGCGTGTCATTTTCCGCGATGTGTTTCGGACTGTCGGCGCTGTACGCGCCCCTGCTGCTCCTCTACGCCCGCAAGTTCGCGCTGCTCTGGTCGCTCGGTTCGCTGTTCGCCATCGCGGCGGCGGCGGTGCTGCGCGGCCCCAGCAGACTCGCCGCCGGCCTGCCCACCTCTCCCGGAGCCGCGGTCTACCTGTGCGCCCTCGGAGGGACTCTGTACGCGGCGCTGAGCCTCCACAGCACCGTGCTGACTGCGCTTGGAGCCGCCCTGCAGGTCACCGTCATCGTCGGGTACGTGGTGTCGCTGCTTCCCGGTGGAAGCGCCGGGATCCGCTTCATGGGAGGGATGGCGGCGTCTGCCATCAAAAGGACTGTCACCGGGAAAACCATGCCAATCTGA
- the LOC139296866 gene encoding dual specificity protein phosphatase 18: MSVSQITPTLFLSGADGPLNATLMSQKGITLIVNATLSHTCPAYPGVECVRVPVSDLPSARLGDHFDRVAERIHGNRAGGTLVHCAAGMSRSPALVMAYLMRYRGVTLCQAHRWVQESRPYVRLNAGFWEQLLQYERRLYGKNTVRVAAVEKMPPLTPRLTRFVPLQQTNGLTQVPRSPLMTRTSLVSRSQVMTPANKRRSGTKSSSVKV; encoded by the coding sequence ATGTCGGTGTCTCAGATCACTCCCACCCTGTTCCTCAGCGGGGCAGACGGCCCCCTCAACGCCACATTGATGTCACAGAAAGGCATCACCCTGATCGTCAACGCCACGCTCAGCCACACCTGCCCCGCCTACCCGGGGGTGGAGTGTGTGCGGGTTCCTGTCTCCGACCTGCCCAGCGCCCGCCTCGGAGACCACTTCGACAGGGTGGCCGAGCGTATCCACGGTAACCGTGCAGGGGGCACGTTGGTGCACTGCGCCGCCGGTATGAGCCGCTCCCCTGCATTGGTGATGGCGTACCTGATGCGTTACAGAGGGGTGACGCTCTGCCAGGCCCACCGCTGGGTCCAGGAGAGCCGGCCCTACGTCAGGCTGAACGCCGGCTTCTGGGAGCAGCTGTTGCAGTACGAGAGGAGGCTGTATGGGAAAAACACCGTCAGAGTGGCGGCAGTCGAGAAGATGCCACCACTGACGCCGAGGTTGACAAGGTTCGTGCCGCTGCAGCAGACGAACGGGTTAACGCAGGTACCCAGGTCTCCTCTGATGACCCGGACTTCACTGGTGTCACGATCACAGGTGATGACGCCAGCAAACAAGCGAAGAAGTGGAACCAAATCCAGCAGTGTCAAAGTCTGA